The Hevea brasiliensis isolate MT/VB/25A 57/8 chromosome 1, ASM3005281v1, whole genome shotgun sequence DNA segment aattttaatttatatcaaagcaggtgcattaataaaataaaaaataataataaaataaaaaataaaacttaaaatatgcaaaaaaaaattaaaaaaaataaaacttaaaatatgcaaaaaaaaaataatttttctttaacatttcaAAGTAAATGGAGAATTAGTAAAGTacctaataaaaatattaaatttactatttaatGAAAATATCTATGTTTTTCTTTCGAATTACACTTTACATTCAATTTTaacaatatatatttattaaaatataaaatataattattttatgaaaattcAACTAatcattaaataatattatttaattaaaaaattcttattgatataaatattattttattaaataacacTTTGTTAGAgtgtaaattttataataaaaaaatcattgAGTTATAATtatattcttttaaaaaaatttaaaatttaaaattaaataatttctcttcataatttattattttaaaaaataattttaatatcattaaataaaAACTATAAGTTGTTGATTAATCTTCTTTTCCTAGTAACTTATCAATGAGCCAAATCCGCAAAAATAATGGAATTGGCTAATTAATTATACTTACGACTacagcaatatatatatatatatatatatatatatatatatatatatatatattttttttttttttttttttttttcactcaaTGCGATAGTAGCTTTGATAACATTGAAAAACATAATTCTAattgaaatataaaaaatatcaaGACCGCTCACCATTGCTTTTACAGTGGGCCCATGCGTTTAGGTGTAGAGTAGAAATTTCCTCACCATGAGTGAACGCCTTTCAAGTTGGCCTTTCCGGGAAGAATCCCTTGCCCTGTTTTCTCCTCCCTTCATCTGTTCTCTCATAAAGCCATTTGTGAACTTCCTTCTTGCATCACTGAAGCAACGGGTCGCCGCTCCTCGCAGGTGATTGGATTTTCACTTTTCAGTTCACAGATCTTTGGATTTTCGTTTTTCTATGTTATTATGTTTGCTTTGTCACGTGAAATTGGCCTCTCTGTCACAgatctttgttttcttttttaattttatgtccaATAGTTTAATCAttgctttaaattgtgtttacCCTGCTCTGAGCACTTCAAGTCAGTATTCTAGTATAGAATTGAAACTCTCAAGTGTATTTACCTTCTCTGATTATCTGTATATCTGTCGATGTATTGACATGTTTATAGCAACTACatattgatttcttttttttttttgcgatTTGTGTGTTTGTTTATgtcattactgctcaaatctggTTTACgtcattactgctcaaatctggCTTATGTCAGTACATCTCAAATAAGCATTTTAGATTAAATTCTTTTACTCAATAATCAGGAGGTAATTTTTTTAAATCCACATGTCAATAAGATTAGCTCTATCTGTTTTTTTCAGGGAGGAGATAAGGATAAGTCCAATAATCCTAACAGTAGCCATAAAGAAGCCTACAGCACTACTGCCAAAAATGTAAGTTGGAAGCAATGATTTTCCTAGTCTTATAAGTTCAATTTAAAATATGTTTTTATTTAATTCCTTAACTTCTAATTGGGATTTAAtctcaaaatattatattttagagATGGCTTGAACATTACCGAGTCATGAGTTTAGTGAAGGAGGCAGAAATTCAAACTAGGGTTCAAATCAATTACCCAAACCAGCTACATTGTATTTCAACTCTAGGTCAATGCATAAGGATTTAGTGTACTTGGTATGAACAACCCATAACCTTCTAGCTAGATTTCTATCTATCTACTATATCATCAGCTTAACAGGTCTCCTGCAAAAGCATCTCACCTCAACCGGATATCTAATAGCAACGTCGTACTCCATCATTACACTTTCATTGAGCTCTAATTGTGTAGCCATCAATTAGCCACTGGTTTCTCCAAATGGTAAGGGTTTCTCAAGAGAAGACCTAATTTtgtagaatgaagaaatattttCTTTGGTATTGTAAACAaataaaagctaatttattattttttttccttttctgacTTATTTTGACACGTCTGTTTATTTAAGATAAAAGGGTTTACTGTCTGCTGAGATGGATTTATGTTTACTCTCACTTAAAAAGGGTATAGTTtgaataaattttaaaagtttaaggGCTTAAAATATTGAACACAAAGTATAGGGACTTAATGTTAACATGAAGCAAAGTTAAGGAGCTAAAATATGTGTTTTGCCTTTTCCATTAGTCAAACTCAAAGTCCACTTGCCGAGtcacataaattttattaatggCATAATTGCCTTTATGGGTGGCAAAAATAGATGTCCCTCTTTCCCTCTGCGTTTTATGCTATTAATAAGTACGATTCTTTGTGTAATGAGATGTTGTATGTTTGCTTTCATGAATATAATTATCTTCTGTTGTGATTCATGTTTTTTCATTTTGGATACCACTTTTTCTCTCTTTATCTGAAAACAATATTCTTTCTTCCAGatagtttttctttcattttagtCATCTAAATGCTCATTAATTTTTTGATGGGTAAATTATACAAACTATACCTGAATTTAAAGGTATGTAACAGTAACATACCTCAATTTTAAATTATAACATAAAACTCTTTAATCTTTAACTTAAGTAATATAAAACTCCTGTGACCTTCAATAGCTTGTTTCTAAGTTATTTATGTTGACatgtcatttatatatatatacatatatatatatatgtatatatatatatatacatatatatatatatgtatatatatatatatattttttttcatagaTTGGTAGGTTCTGTTAAACATGTTATAAGTTATTAGAGGGTTAATTTGTGTAAATTGGATTATTGGAGTGGTGGGTAAAGagagaataattaaattttttctaataagtatcaaattaatggagagaaaatataatttttttttttttaatatgagaAGCGTCATCTCAGCAAAAATAACTAAGAAAAGGATTATTGAAAGTCTTAGGGGGGTTTTATGTAACATAAATTAATGATCATAaggttttatattgcatattaaaatttaagtatCTTTCCTTTAATTTGAGTTACTGTCTATGTCTATATAATTTAcccattttttaaattttcttggatGATTTGAAGCTATTCTAGTAGAGCTAAAGTTGAGTTTCAAGAGGGTAGATCCTTCAGGCTTGAGTTTCTCTCTCTACCCAAAGCACCTCTCCTTCAAatcctattttctttcattttcagtattttaaatgGAATTGTCTCAATGCATATTGCCAGTCTTGACCAATATAAAGCCCCTTTGATTGGTTGAACAAAAGCTCACACTTCCTCTTTTGGGTTTGAAAAACTGAGTGCTTTGAATGTACAAGATTTGGTTGTCTATGTCACTTTTGCCTCTCATAACTACTTTTTTCCTCCTTTTCTTTGGTTGAAAAACAGAGTGCTAAAGAAATATTTGGTCAAGAATGAAGAACAGCCACAGGGACGAAGAGCAAGACCCTAAAGAAGAACCACTCAACCACCAAGAAAAAGAAATTCACCAAGAACTGGAAAAAGAACCCATGTTCGAGAAAACATTAACCCCAAGTGACGTTGGGAAGCTAAACCGTTTAGTAATACCAAAACAGTATGCAGAGAAATGTTTCCCACTCCTCGATGACTCGGTTGATAAAATGTTAACTTTCGAGGACGAGTTAGGCAAGAGTTGGAGGTTCAGGTATTGTTATTGGAACAAAAGCCAAAGCTATGTATTGACAAAAGGGTGGATGAGGTTTGTGAAGAAGAAACAACTCAAAGCTGGAGATATCATTTTGTTTGAGCAACACCCAACGGACAGTGAGAGGTTGTTTATAGGTTGGAGGAAGAACGGGGACAACAGCAGCAGTGAAGTGGTGGTGCTAGGTAGCGGATTGTATCATTCATTTGGGCACCAACCTAATGAACATGGCCATGGGGCTAATGTTACTACTAGTGTCACATATCAACCTGAGTATCTTCATGAAGGTATAATCTTCTTTTATCCTTTCCCTTTTTTTCAGTTTCttgaattatttaatattttttaaatgggATTTTGATCATTGGATATAAGCATTAAAGTGAGTGAGAAACACCTTCCAATTAGTTTGGAGGAATGTGGTTGGATTCTGCTTATTTTCAGAGCTTGTCTTCTGTATTTGTTATTTAATCTCTAGTACCATAAAGAAGGGAAGCGACAACCAAATATGGAGACAAGCCTGTGGACTTTAAAATGCAATCAAGCATTGCTGGGATAGCTGCCAAAGGGACTTGTTTAAAGCTGTTTGAGAGAGGAGATTATAAAGTCCATTGAATTGTTTTCTGTTGCTCTCATTTCCGCGGAAACTAAGAAAGAATGGCAGCGTCACCTTTCCCTCCGTACAATAGAAGGATGAAAAGTATATATATCAAAGGAGCATTTATGTTATTTCACATAATTCATGGCAAATTGAATTTAGTTTTAACAGGACGatgaatttattaaaatttgagatcAAATTGTTATGTAAACTTAAATTAAGAATTAACTCGTGAGTTTTGCTGCACTTATATGATTGTAAATTATCATGTTGTTTTCTCCAATGAATTTCCATTGTTTTCtagagttatttatttatttatttatttgtgttggtttttttttttaatggtacATGTATCAGGTGTCAAGAATGTGACGGTAGACATAAATTCGGAACAGTTGACAGTGATAGGTGAGGTGAATCCATTGCAGATTGAGATTCGAGGAGAGGTTCCTTGGAAGATTTCTCACATAAATAGAGgtgataatttcaatattattaaataaaagtcATTCATtgatattttttgttttttttttcttttttcaaagcATTAATTGTTGGAGAAATTCTTAGGCAGGCAATTGCCTACTACATCACCGATAGACTAACCAAATAATTTGATGCCATGACATCAAATCATTGAATTAGTCTATTGCTTGGCATCAAATTATTGAGTTAGTCTTTTGCTGATGTAATGGGCAATCGCCTACCCCTTGAATTTCTCCAATTGTTGATTAGTAATCTTCTTTTCCAAGTACCTTATCAATGAGTCAAATCTATACAAATGATGGAATTGGGTAATTAATTATACTTTAGGATATATAGCAATATTTGTTTTACTCAATGCAATAGTAACTTTGATACTACTAATAAATGATAACATTTACTATTGTGCCTAGGAAGATGagtgtaaaattaaaaaaaaattaattgatacaccttaattttttcaaaatgacaaataattttagtcaaaatccTCTTTTATCTTTTCACTCATGAAAACTAAAAACCATATGTGATTTTGGAACCTTATTATTATGGGTAAATATCATATATGATTACTTAACTTTATGAGTATTTATATAAAAGTCACtaaactttaatttcttttataaaatttacagaattttaatttaattttataaaagtaaagttactgtaattaaaaattaatgatttttaaattaacttattaacttgttaactattttataaataaaattattctattttattagtttattaaaaaaaataaaatgcataAAACGCATTTAGTTACTCTCATCATCAAAACCCTctcattttttttaatcaataattactagttaagtaattttattttgtaaaataGTTGATAGGTTAGTAGGTTAATTTGAAAatctttaatttcatgttatagtattaaattgaaataagtgagttttatgaaaaaaaaaattttagtaatttttatgaaCACGTGATAATTTACTTATTATTACCTTTGAATAAATAATGAGACTTACGAAAAGGGAATATATAAGGAGCATATGAATTTTTATTTGAAAAaccatagaatttttatttttaaaaaaattaaaagctttTAATTGGATTAAAAAAATTGAGACTTATTATTACCTTTACCTTTGTTTATTGTGATTGGATGGATTTACAGGTCAACGTTGCATATCAGATCTCAGAGCAAAAAAGGTATTTTGTTGAcatatttcttcttcttttattaattatttttcggataaattattattaatttgacaAGGTAATTGAGTTGattctttaattttaaatttgttagATTCATTATTGTTTTACCCTCAGTTAAAtgttcaaaatttcaaaaatatttttcatttaaaaattcaactttctataaaaaaaaatgcaTTTTTCAAAGAAATTAGTTTTCGCAAAAATTTATCTTCAAGAAAAAAAAGTCTTTCAAGAAAAGAactttataaaagaaaatatgtgTTTTAAAAATAGTTTTCTAAAAGTTTCATAAAGataaaatttctaatattattatataaaaattttaccaTTGAGCATTAATATTTAATACAAAGCTAAAAATTTGTATTATTTTAAAATGGCTAAAAATGTTTTGGTTGATAAAGGTTTttctaatttataatattttagatTTTTTAATTGTTGTcttgaaaaagtaaaaattataCAAAAGGATTAAAGTGCTAGTTGAATCAAAATTGGAGGTTAATTAATtctgttttaaaaatataataacaaaattattaatttttaaaggaaatgacaaaattaaaaaaaaaattcaattaaactCTGAACTATTAAGATTACACAGTTACACCTTACCATATGCGTACACTTAATCATATGAACCAACAAAAACCATAAATATATCAACCGGGAAAAATCATAAACAAAGATTATTATACTTATCTTCCAAGCATCTTATCAAAAAAACTTATGTTCTGGATTTTACATTATCCACGATATATATAGAGCAACTCTTACCCCATGTTCGCAAAACACAATTACTTCAAATATCACTTCTTGGCTTCAAGTAGGGAGACATCACTTGGAGATATAAAAGACATTTTCTATGTGCTTTGAattaaagaaaggaagaaaaacgTTCGTTGGCGAAACAATTTTATATGCAACAGTAGAAGAAGAATAAAAGAGAGTAAGAAAGCTCTCGATTTTGGAGATTAGGGATTAAAAATCAAGAgcttattttgaaaatataatgaaaaataattttttttagagtTTGAttggtaatttttttaatttaggatGGAATTGaaagtttaatattttttccCTAGATAAAATTGTCATAGATTAATTAATAGTTTTCCCATAATTCTTTTAAtagaaaggatttttttttttcgagCATGACAAAATTTTAAAGTTTCAGTCTCAAACGCATGAAAGCTGAATATATGGATCGGAATTTTATTGAAATAATCTTTTGACATCTAaaacattttttatttattatacagttaaatttatttttgaaatattttaatttagaataaattataaaaataataaaataaataaattatataataacctTGTAAATGTTATTAGATATAAAATTAGATTTATATTCTaatgtttaaaatatataattttttttaattttataaattaacctAAATTTAGAGCGTATTTCAATTACAGAAATGTATATGTATTTATCATTTAACATCTCACTTTTTCAAATTCAACATTAATGTACTTGctcattagtttttttttttttttccgactaacttgattatatattattattctaTGCAGGAGACAATAGAGTGGGCATTATTAATTACAAGCTTGCTTCTGGAGGGTTTATCTGCAACTTTTGACCAATTGGGTTATGCGTTAATGGGTATGGTGATGGCATTTGTGGCTTTACTCCTTTCAACTATGGAGCTCATTGGAAAGGCCAGAAATGAAAGGGTCAGGTGGGAATGGAGGAGCCCCTTACCTAATTTTTATACTCAAAATTCAACTGATAATTCCCCAAATGGTGAGCTTTTTGGCAGCCTTGTTGAGTATTTTGGATTATCTGGTGCTGTCTGGCAATGCCTTTACTCATCAATGCAGTATATATATGCTCGTCGGAATTTAGATAATCCTATCAAAATGTGTCTTCTACCTTTTATTTTTGTGTTTTGTGTGCTTATTTCCAAGTTGGTTAGAGGTTGATACGTAAGCTTGTATGTTTAGAATAACCAGGGAGTGGTTTCAATTAAAAAAGTTGAAAGCAATACACAAGTTAATTACCTCATCAACACAAGACTTCAActaatttgaaattataatttagttattgttattgtGATCCTATGATTTTAAAAGAGATTAGATATTCAAATTCTGATAATCCCTACCTTATTCAGGCATGTCCATAAAAACAGCAGAATtggttatataaaaattttattagggTGTCCCAATGATAATTTTAAAAAAGCTAAATGTAATATTAAATGTGAAAATTGATATATAATACCATTTATTTATAGAGAATAACATTTtataattcaaattaaaaatatgttTCTAAATCAGGTGAAAAGAtgttatattaatattatatatattttaagataaaatttttATCTTTAGATCTAGTACATTGtaacggcccagcccactagtgatattgtccgctctgagccgaagccatcacggttttaaaacgcgctaTTAGAGGTTACGAACCGTCAACTTATAAAGTCAGCATCTcttccgtgttttgccgatgtggtatTTGCCTAGGGTGCTACAATAATGTATTGGCCCGGCCCActaatgatattgtccgctctgtgccgaagccctcacggttttaaaatgcgtcattaggggttacgaaccgctaacttataaacctagcatctctcctgtgttttgccgatgtgggatttgcctagggtgttacaatccaccccccttatgggactcagcgtcctcgctgaggtttgccccaccatcgttcaaggttgcacgtggagcagctctgataccacaaatgtattggcccggcccactagtgatattgtccgctctgggccgaagccctcacggttttaaaacgcgttattaggggttacgaactgccaacttataaatcaagcatctctcccgtgttttgccgatgtgggatttgcctagggtgttacatacattgtctaaattttttatatattctttaaaaatattctgatttaattatttattattattcatATGTGAATCCttatttaaaaaggaaaaaaaaaaagaagacgaAAAGTTGTGGGGATAGTCTTTTCCAGCCACTGCGAAAAGCCTACAAAAGAAATTAGCTGATGatgctaaataaataaatatataaaggttcatataaaaaaaattataatgatcaaatagtttttttttttaaaaataataactatATTTTCATATATGTTCAATTTATGTTAATTCGTTATTCCCTTACCATACGTACAATTtactcatgctatgcctcttccctCTTCATAGGTACTTTTTGGTTGtgctattttgtacattatacatATGATAATGGGACCGTCACATCTAATgtcaaaacaaagatatttctgatacacaggatcctctaTTGAGACAAGTGTTgagcatacgtatctctgattataagagtatAATACACGTTCTAAGGTTttcaggagaaagagagagaaatttAGAAAGCCATATAAGAGAACTCAGAATATTATTTCAGAGAAAACTTAATTCTGATTACAAATGATAGAACGCCTCCTTATATAGGCATGGAGACACTAGCTTTTACAGGCAACCTGTAAGTGACTGGTTACCGACACTCTTaaagtaaaagaaataaagagggGAATAAGACACACTTATTACATATTTTGACCGATAGGCTTTAACTTTAATTATAGCGTTGTTGACAGGTTGAACGTATCATAATCAGAGTCGTCTGAGTCATCAACTCCAAAAAAATCCTTTGGCCATTATCGGTGCACAGGTGATTGTGGGTCAGCATTCTCAATAGTTGGTTCAGTAAGAGACCGGATGGGTCCGAGAGATGTACAATTCACATGGGGAAGGGCTAGAGGCTGGTAGCCATTGATTTCACAGAGGTGCACTGCCAATTGTCTCCTCAATGGTCTCATGGTGTCTTTTTCAGTGACAGATCCTTCGTAGGTCCTCCATTCATACTCAGTGTTTTGGGTCCAGATAAGTCCATCAGGCCTTCTGGAGAAAGGCCTATGCATGATAAATATGGTTCTGATGTTGGGCTGAGTCCTGATGGGCCTGTCCTCGATCCCATGGGTATCTATGAGACGTTTAAGGCTGTATTGCCATGCtgaaatgggcttgaaccattTTAGGAATCTAAACAAGAGAGTCCTGTTTGTTCTATCCAGAGTGTGCTGATACAGGGCTATGAGAGGGAACTCTATTCCTGTAGAGTATAGAGTAACCATGCACCAGAAGAGCCATAACTCTTTAAAGATGAGGTCTCTATCAGGATGGATGCTAAAACATGTGAGGAAGGGGTTGTCAGGAATAAAGATGGATGAGGAGGGGAGCAGTCCCCTTAGAGTATTCCTGACGCTCAGATAATGGAACAGGTGGTCTTTTGCGAATTGTGCTATTTTTGGGATAGGCTGTTTAGGAGAACAGCCTGGTGGAAAACTGTCCGGTGGGGGAATAAGGAAACTAGGAGTATGTGGAGAAGATGAGGATGCCATGAAGATCAAAGGGAATGTGAGATGAGTCTTTATGAGGTGAAGTTCCATAGGCCTGGATAGTAGGTCTAGAACCAAGTTATGCTTCCCTTTTATGTGTTGGACTGTGAATTTATACTTAGCGAACCAATCCTTTAGCCTCAGTAGCTGTGGTTCTGGGAGAGACTTGTTCTTGAAGTCTAGGATCTTTGGGAAGGATGAGCTGTCCATGACCACAGTAAAGTGATGGCCAATGAGGTGAAACTCAAATCTCTTTATCCCTTTTTTTACAGCTAATATCTCCTTTTACACTGAATGGTAGTGCTTTTGTGGCTCTGGGAATTTTCTACTAGCATGTCCACAGATATGCCTTTCTCCTTGAATTTCTTCGATAAGGACAGTACCCCAgtgggtgtcactagcatcagTCTGAAGGGTTCGGTGTCCCATGCTAAGAATCTTTAAAGGTGGCGGATTTGAAGCTACTTCTTTTAGTGCCTTGACTGCTTTTGTTTGTTCTTGCTTCCAAGGTGGTACAGTCTTCCTAAGCATCTTTGACAGCTGGCTAGTGTGAGTGGCCACAAAAGGAATAAACTTTCTGATGTAATTGACAATACCAAGAAACTGCTGTATCTGTTTCACTGATAAGTCCTTGTCAGGGAACTTCACCAGTTTTTCTGCAATGTGAGGTCCTGGTTAGTATTTCCCGTCTTTGAACTTCATTTCAATGAAGTCAATGTCAGTCTGGGCCAAAGAGCTTTTCTTTTCAGATAACATGATCCCATGGGAATCCACTAAGGTCTAGAAAGTGGATAAGAGTTCCTTGTGGGCCGTAACATCTTTGGAGAATAGGAGAATATCATCTATATAAATGAGAGCACTGTGAAGTATGAGCTCGAATATTTTGGTCATGGCCTTTTGGAAAACAGATGGGGCTGTCTTAAGACTAAATGGGAGAACAGTCCACTGGTATTGGGCCGTAGGGATACAAAAAGCGGTTTTGGGCCTGTCAGAAGGGTTGATACCCAATTGCCAGAATCTAGCTTTGAGATCAAACTTTGAGAAGATATGGGCTTCATGGAGTTGGGTGAACAAGGCTTCAGGTTTCGGTAAAGGGAACTTATCATCCTGAAGGAAACAATTGAGGGGCTTGTAATCAATAACAAGTCTCTTTTTTCTCCTTAGCCGTTCAGATCTTTTTTCCACATAAAAAGCCTGGCAAGCCTATTGAGAGGATGTGGGTTCTATGCGGCCTTGTTGGAGCAATTGTTTGCACTCTTCTTGGGCTAGGGCTAGGTTTGTAGGGTTCATCCCTGGGTGTGATGCTCTGGTTGGATTTATATCCTCATTGAGCTTGAATGGGAGGTTGATAAAGAACTCTGGATTTTTTCACAAAGGGTGGTGATGGTGGAACTGTGCATGAGAGTTAGCACAACATCTTAGGAGAAGCTGTTTGTGTTCTTGAAATTCAGCTGAGGCATCAGTCAAAGAGTATAGCCTTGGGACAGAGTTGAATGGTTGAAAACTCCTCTTGTATTTTAATCCTGTTGGAAGGATCTTCAGATATTTTGCTTGCTGGTATAAGTCGAAACCAATCAGCAAGTCTTTATCAGGAAGGTTCGACCCAATGACCTTGGTCCAAAGAACACAGGTGGGAAAGAATTGAATTCCAATGGGTTCTTTGGTAATGAGGCTAGTTTTGAAAATATTCCCATCTGCTGCCTTAAAATATTCTGTATGAGGGACCCAGTATTCTGGAGGTAAAATGGCTGGGTTCATCATGCTTTTATGGGCTCCAGTATCAAGAAAACCAATAACACTGATGGGCCGATCATACTTGCTAGGAAGGATGTGAAGTGGAACTAGTGGAATTGGGATAGTGTCTGGGTTGTGAGTTGGATGAGAGGATTGGATATGTTGGGCCAGGTAGGAAGGGTAATGGGCCTCAGTATCTGACTCTGATTCTTCCGAAGACAAAGAATGGTCTTAGTTGAAATCGGTATCCATTCCAAGGCGAAAATAGTCTCTTCATTTGGTTCATCTTGTTCAGAAAACAAGGATTCAATGTCATCATTTTCCAAAGAGATGTGAGAGGCCTGCTGGATGTGTTGTAGAAGCTTGACAGCCTTGTTAGGATTCTTGGGGCAAGTTTTTGCATAGTGGCCCCGGTTTCCACAAATGTAACATCGATCAGACTTCTTTGTGCCCGTTCTTCTCTTTCGAAAGTATCTAACTAGCTTCTTCCCTTTTTGCTGTTTAAAAGGGGGTTTAAATCCTGAAGAACTAGAATACTTCCTGTAGTGTCCCTTCTTTTTAGGTCTGCACTCACAATTCTTTTCCTTGCATTTGATAGCAATGTGAGATTTTTGGCAAAAGTTCTTCAAGGCTTTGCTGT contains these protein-coding regions:
- the LOC110673329 gene encoding uncharacterized protein LOC110673329 yields the protein MKNSHRDEEQDPKEEPLNHQEKEIHQELEKEPMFEKTLTPSDVGKLNRLVIPKQYAEKCFPLLDDSVDKMLTFEDELGKSWRFRYCYWNKSQSYVLTKGWMRFVKKKQLKAGDIILFEQHPTDSERLFIGWRKNGDNSSSEVVVLGSGLYHSFGHQPNEHGHGANVTTSVTYQPEYLHEGVKNVTVDINSEQLTVIGEVNPLQIEIRGEVPWKISHINRGQRCISDLRAKKETIEWALLITSLLLEGLSATFDQLGYALMGMVMAFVALLLSTMELIGKARNERVRWEWRSPLPNFYTQNSTDNSPNGELFGSLVEYFGLSGAVWQCLYSSMQYIYARRNLDNPIKMCLLPFIFVFCVLISKLVRG